From the Abyssisolibacter fermentans genome, the window AATACACTTCTCCTTTAAGCTCAAAATATTCTCTTTAAGTTTATCAGGCATGAGACTTTGAATATCTTCAAGTTCACTGCCTAAATGTACAATATCAATTAGCTCACTGCTAACATTACATTCTTGCATTTTCCGCATTGTATATGGATTAAAGAGATATCCCTCAGCTTCTTCTATACCTATAGAGTCACTTTCTAATGCAGTTAATAAACCTAGTTCTATTATTGCCAAAACTCTTTCGATTTCTCTCTTTTCATGTGCTTTTATTACTAAATCCAATTAATCACCTCCAAATTAGTAGTTACT encodes:
- a CDS encoding DUF3969 family protein — encoded protein: MDLVIKAHEKREIERVLAIIELGLLTALESDSIGIEEAEGYLFNPYTMRKMQECNVSSELIDIVHLGSELEDIQSLMPDKLKENILSLKEKCIDVLNKLEEPDIPTSKLIQEIHP